A genomic region of Dioscorea cayenensis subsp. rotundata cultivar TDr96_F1 unplaced genomic scaffold, TDr96_F1_v2_PseudoChromosome.rev07_lg8_w22 25.fasta BLBR01000079.1, whole genome shotgun sequence contains the following coding sequences:
- the LOC120253447 gene encoding uncharacterized protein LOC120253447, with product MSCIQASLCWPNVRVERRIPPPSHYASLHGAFSCGSSTLNFQHHKPLRVLHSVPLYRRGSPVCVFGGKGDTEGDKEAFSWDSLKKAMEGFNKEPSVQDLLREQMQKQEFGGGGDGGDIPRGDGDGDGDGDGDSEDEGFAGIWDEVVQVFLATMAFIFVYIYMIRGAELIRLGRDYIKYVLGGKASYRLERAMRQWQKLYKSMVRTEVVTEDWLERAIVTTPTWYYKPEELYRRMSSED from the exons ATGAGCTGCATTCAAGCTAGCTTGTGTTGGCCCAATGTGAGGGTTGAAAGAAGGATCCCTCCCCCATCTCATTATGCTTCATTACATGGTGCTTTTTCTTGTGGTTCTTCAACTCTAAATTTCCAACACCACAAACCATTAAGAGTGCTCCACAGTGTTCCCCTGTATCGTAGAGGTTCTCCAGTATGTGTTTTTGGTGGGAAAGGAGACACAGAAGGTGATAAGGAG GCTTTCTCTTGGGATTCACTCAAGAAAGCAATGGAAGGTTTCAACAAGGAGCCATCCGTGCAGGATTTACTGAGGGAGCAAATGCAAAAACAAGAATTTGGAGGAGGTGGTGATGGCGGGGATATTCCCCGAGgggatggtgatggtgatggtgatggtgatggtgattcAGAAGATGAAGGTTTTGCTGGAATTTGGGATGAAGTAGTGCAAGTATTTTTAGCAACCATGGCTTTCATATTTGTG TATATATACATGATCAGAGGTGCAGAGTTGATTAGGCTGGGGAGAGATTACATCAAATATGTGTTAGGTGGGAAGGCCAGTTACCGGTTGGAGCGGGCGATGAGACAATGGCAGAAGTTATACAAAAGCATGGTGAGGACGGAGGTGGTGACGGAGGACTGGTTGGAGCGCGCCATTGTCACGACGCCAACCTGGTATTACAAGCCTGAGGAGCTGTATCGCAGGATGTCCTCTGAAGATTAA